In ANME-2 cluster archaeon, a single genomic region encodes these proteins:
- a CDS encoding cytochrome c biogenesis protein CcdA: MKQRPVLPLHAINSFTLLVLLSIVLFFPITASGQAGSVVQADSVVVEYFYEGGCLKCADAEPIVDKVVRGYDNISYSKYEIWSDYGDMKVYDRMVSEYGIATVPAVVINHQVTITYPDYNGDEKRLEELLVAGIENAPPIPENNSVQPADGRNILPELSLPVVLLAGLLAGFNPCLLAVMAFLASLTLSSKGNRTELLKIVGGFCAGIFVMFMVVGMGLLGVIKQQPEIKDTITVLLVVLIGLLGLWHFYDAYHLKVHDRSSFKTSGSFLQLVEGIEHRNTVMVSFLAGAMFSMIKAPCVGAVYFAILDMLIAQGKIADGAIYLCFYNLGVILPVLILGIMLAFGLSPERVNDLRENRRVEIRIVTGVVLLLLAVLIYFNII, from the coding sequence ATGAAACAGAGACCTGTACTTCCACTGCATGCCATTAATAGCTTCACTTTACTGGTATTGTTGTCAATAGTCCTGTTTTTTCCCATTACGGCAAGCGGCCAGGCAGGTTCAGTGGTCCAAGCGGATTCAGTAGTAGTGGAATATTTTTATGAGGGCGGCTGTTTAAAATGCGCCGATGCCGAACCTATAGTGGACAAGGTTGTCCGGGGATATGACAACATCTCCTATTCAAAATATGAGATATGGTCGGACTATGGTGATATGAAAGTATATGACCGCATGGTAAGTGAGTACGGAATAGCTACCGTCCCTGCCGTGGTCATCAATCACCAGGTCACTATAACATATCCGGACTATAATGGCGATGAGAAACGACTGGAAGAACTGCTGGTTGCAGGGATTGAAAATGCACCTCCAATTCCTGAAAATAACTCTGTCCAGCCTGCAGATGGCAGGAATATATTACCTGAGTTATCTCTGCCTGTTGTATTGTTGGCGGGTCTGCTGGCCGGGTTCAATCCATGTTTACTGGCTGTAATGGCATTTTTGGCATCATTGACCCTATCTTCAAAAGGAAACCGCACTGAATTGCTGAAGATCGTGGGTGGCTTTTGTGCAGGTATATTTGTTATGTTCATGGTAGTGGGGATGGGCCTATTGGGTGTGATTAAACAGCAGCCTGAGATCAAGGATACTATTACTGTGCTGTTGGTGGTATTGATCGGACTGCTTGGATTGTGGCATTTTTATGATGCGTACCACCTGAAGGTGCATGACAGGTCGAGTTTCAAAACGTCCGGGTCATTCTTACAACTGGTTGAAGGAATTGAGCACAGGAATACGGTCATGGTTTCATTTCTTGCAGGTGCAATGTTCTCAATGATCAAGGCACCATGCGTGGGTGCGGTCTATTTTGCCATACTGGACATGTTGATAGCACAGGGCAAAATCGCTGACGGGGCCATATACCTTTGTTTCTATAACCTGGGTGTGATACTGCCGGTGCTTATCCTGGGTATTATGCTGGCGTTCGGGCTCAGCCCCGAACGGGTCAATGACCTCAGGGAAAATAGACGTGTCGAGATACGGATTGTGACGGGAGTCGTGCTGCTACTGCTTGCGGTGTTGATATATTTTAATATCATTTGA
- a CDS encoding transposase family protein, whose translation MRYETKPGEQGQFDWSPYTVMIEGKLVTVQVFCLILGCSRYRTYMYSLSQTRSSVFEALEEGLSKIGGVPETMQTDNYATLYDAKKREWNPGYIRFASHYGFQPSRSEVRQSWSKGKVENPFSYLENHFIADNKFESFEDFSSELLDFEKQVNHRIHTTTEAATHISSNQAQGVGLSVRSGRVGRASEWKCREAGDGRKE comes from the coding sequence ATGCGATATGAGACAAAGCCCGGAGAACAAGGACAATTCGATTGGTCGCCATACACCGTAATGATCGAAGGCAAACTGGTCACAGTCCAGGTGTTCTGTTTAATTTTGGGGTGCAGTCGATATAGAACATACATGTATTCTCTATCCCAGACCCGATCATCTGTGTTTGAAGCATTAGAAGAAGGTTTGAGTAAAATTGGAGGAGTCCCGGAAACGATGCAGACTGATAATTATGCAACATTATACGATGCAAAGAAGAGGGAGTGGAATCCAGGATATATTAGATTTGCCAGCCATTATGGTTTCCAACCATCGCGATCTGAGGTTCGCCAATCCTGGTCCAAGGGCAAAGTAGAAAATCCATTTTCATACCTTGAAAACCACTTTATTGCAGACAATAAGTTTGAATCCTTTGAAGACTTCTCTTCAGAACTCTTAGACTTTGAAAAACAAGTAAATCATCGCATCCACACAACAACCGAGGCCGCAACCCACATATCTAGCAACCAGGCGCAGGGTGTGGGGCTAAGCGTGAGGAGCGGCCGGGTGGGCAGGGCAAGCGAGTGGAAATGTCGGGAGGCGGGAGATGGAAGGAAGGAATAG
- the ilvD gene encoding dihydroxy-acid dehydratase, with amino-acid sequence MTLRSDEVTKGIERAPHRSLLKAMGIIDNEMDRPFIGVVNSWSELIPGHIHLDKLGESVKAGIRLAGGVPFEFSTIGICDGIAMGHEGMKYSLPSRELIRDTIELMVQAHRFDGMVMIPTCDKIVPGHLMAAGRLDIPTAVVTGGPMLPGFVDDEERDLISVFEGVGERQNNKITDEKLKALEDCSCSGAGSCAGLFTANTMACVTEALGMSLPGCGTTHAVDAKKFRLAKETGMKIMELVEKDITARQIVTPEAIDNAIILDMAIGGSTNTALHLPAIAHEFGVDLPLDRFDEMSRTTPHLTNLRPGGNHFLLDLERAGGVPAVMQRLGDMLSLDVLTVTGDTMAKNLEGFIPVNPRTNASVIKTLDDPVHPQGGIAILKGNLAPEGSVIKQTAVHPDMMVHSGPARVFNSEEESMHAIMDRQIKAGDVVVIRYEGPKGGPGMREMLSPTSAIAGMGLIDSVALITDGRFSGGTRGPCIGHVTPEAAQGGPIALVEEGDTIEIDIPNRLLDIKVPGNVLEERKARWKNPVVETKNSYLARYQRYVGTASRGSILE; translated from the coding sequence ATGACACTCAGAAGCGATGAAGTCACAAAAGGAATAGAACGAGCCCCCCACCGCTCCCTGCTAAAAGCCATGGGAATTATCGATAACGAAATGGACCGCCCGTTCATAGGTGTAGTCAATTCCTGGAGCGAATTAATACCAGGCCACATACACCTCGACAAACTGGGAGAATCAGTAAAAGCAGGTATCAGGCTGGCCGGAGGCGTACCATTCGAATTTTCCACCATCGGCATATGTGATGGTATAGCCATGGGCCATGAGGGAATGAAATATTCACTACCCAGCAGGGAACTCATACGCGATACCATCGAGCTAATGGTACAGGCACACAGGTTCGACGGCATGGTAATGATACCCACCTGCGATAAGATTGTACCCGGTCACCTGATGGCAGCGGGCCGGCTGGACATCCCCACAGCAGTAGTCACAGGAGGCCCCATGCTGCCCGGATTCGTGGACGATGAGGAGAGGGACCTGATATCTGTGTTCGAAGGCGTGGGAGAGCGGCAGAACAACAAGATCACAGATGAGAAACTAAAGGCACTGGAAGATTGCTCATGCAGCGGTGCCGGTTCATGTGCCGGATTATTTACAGCCAATACCATGGCCTGTGTGACAGAAGCACTTGGCATGAGCCTGCCGGGCTGCGGTACCACCCATGCCGTGGATGCTAAGAAGTTCAGGCTGGCCAAAGAGACAGGTATGAAGATCATGGAACTGGTAGAGAAGGACATCACTGCCAGACAGATAGTAACCCCTGAGGCCATCGACAATGCCATCATATTGGATATGGCCATCGGCGGCAGTACCAATACGGCCCTGCACCTGCCAGCCATAGCCCATGAGTTCGGAGTGGACCTGCCGCTGGACAGGTTCGATGAGATGAGCCGCACCACGCCCCACCTTACCAACCTGAGACCTGGCGGGAACCATTTCCTGCTCGACCTCGAACGTGCGGGTGGCGTGCCTGCCGTGATGCAACGGCTCGGTGACATGCTGTCCCTTGATGTGCTTACCGTAACAGGTGATACCATGGCAAAGAACCTGGAAGGCTTCATACCAGTAAACCCCAGGACCAATGCCAGTGTCATCAAGACCCTGGATGACCCAGTACATCCCCAAGGCGGGATCGCCATACTTAAAGGCAACCTTGCACCTGAGGGTTCGGTCATCAAACAGACTGCGGTCCATCCTGATATGATGGTACATTCCGGGCCAGCCCGGGTGTTCAACAGCGAGGAGGAATCCATGCATGCCATCATGGACAGGCAGATAAAGGCCGGAGATGTAGTGGTCATACGCTACGAAGGACCAAAAGGCGGCCCCGGCATGAGGGAAATGCTCTCACCCACATCTGCCATTGCAGGTATGGGCCTGATCGACTCCGTGGCACTTATCACAGACGGCAGGTTCTCAGGTGGCACACGTGGCCCCTGTATCGGGCACGTGACACCTGAGGCTGCACAGGGCGGTCCCATCGCACTGGTGGAGGAAGGCGATACCATCGAGATAGATATTCCTAACCGGCTTCTGGACATAAAGGTGCCAGGTAATGTACTGGAAGAGAGGAAAGCCAGGTGGAAAAATCCTGTAGTAGAAACTAAAAATAGCTATCTTGCCAGATACCAGCGGTACGTGGGTACTGCATCCCGCGGCAGCATCCTTGAATAG
- a CDS encoding HD domain-containing protein, whose amino-acid sequence MRRGINDVLLGQILIRNESRENLLSEFATKSSDGIRRIEEPDEVRSKFFRDSDRIIHSKAYTRYIDKTQVFYLFENDHITHRVLHVQLVSKIARQIGRALDLNEDLIEAIALGHDIGHAPYGHEGETYLSELCQSHGIGEFHHNVQSVQFLDKIENQNLTLQVLDGILSHDGESYNQVLTPNRNKSWDILDKEIEAKINENIELTPMGLEGCVVRISDMISFVGRDIEDAITVGLITREQVPESCAEVICNNNRDIINTLVIDIIENSYGMDFIKFSSEVWQALEKLRDFNMEMIYTSPRLKTQSAKIKRMYEFMYETFLNDLKSKNLDSNIYNHHINYYKTGYSSRFSEPEIVRDFLAGMTDKYFNNTFKELFLPKKCRYNIEECEKFVT is encoded by the coding sequence ATGAGACGTGGAATAAATGACGTATTATTGGGCCAGATTCTTATAAGAAATGAAAGCCGGGAGAATTTATTATCTGAATTCGCCACGAAAAGCTCTGACGGCATCCGCAGAATTGAAGAGCCTGATGAAGTGCGCTCAAAGTTCTTCCGGGATTCTGACCGCATAATTCATTCTAAGGCGTATACACGATATATTGATAAAACGCAGGTTTTCTATCTGTTCGAAAACGACCACATCACCCACCGAGTTCTTCATGTTCAGTTGGTCTCGAAAATTGCAAGACAGATAGGAAGGGCGCTGGATTTGAATGAAGACCTCATTGAAGCAATCGCTTTGGGGCATGATATAGGTCATGCACCTTATGGGCATGAAGGAGAGACCTATCTTTCCGAATTATGCCAAAGTCATGGTATTGGTGAGTTTCATCACAATGTTCAGAGTGTGCAGTTTCTTGATAAAATTGAAAACCAGAATCTAACGCTTCAGGTTTTAGATGGAATTCTAAGCCATGATGGTGAGAGTTATAACCAGGTTTTGACGCCGAATCGTAATAAATCCTGGGATATTTTGGACAAGGAAATTGAAGCTAAAATAAATGAAAACATTGAGTTAACACCTATGGGTTTGGAAGGGTGTGTTGTAAGGATATCTGATATGATCAGCTTTGTAGGAAGGGACATAGAGGATGCCATCACTGTGGGATTGATAACAAGGGAACAGGTTCCCGAAAGTTGTGCGGAAGTAATATGTAATAATAACAGGGACATTATAAACACGCTTGTTATTGATATAATCGAGAATAGTTATGGTATGGATTTCATCAAGTTTAGTAGTGAAGTCTGGCAGGCATTGGAAAAGTTAAGGGATTTTAATATGGAAATGATTTACACAAGCCCAAGATTGAAGACTCAATCCGCTAAAATCAAGAGGATGTATGAATTTATGTATGAAACTTTCCTGAACGACCTGAAAAGTAAGAATCTTGATTCAAATATCTACAATCACCACATTAATTATTATAAAACAGGGTACAGTAGTAGATTTTCTGAGCCTGAGATTGTGAGAGATTTCCTTGCAGGAATGACAGATAAATATTTCAATAATACTTTTAAAGAACTATTTCTCCCGAAAAAATGCAGATATAACATAGAAGAATGCGAAAAATTTGTTACCTGA
- a CDS encoding nucleoside 2-deoxyribosyltransferase — MMKIYIAGPLFCDAELEYNEKLDKFLSDLGFTTFLPQRDGYKLAELEKKVGRSEALGIIFERDVQEIKDCDVVVFNMDGRVPDEGACVEIGIGYALGKECIGLKTDVRGAFGGVDNPMVLGALKFQVAGSLEELGEMLVEEWD; from the coding sequence ATTATGAAGATATATATTGCAGGACCGCTTTTTTGTGACGCAGAACTTGAATACAATGAAAAGCTTGATAAATTCCTGTCTGACCTTGGTTTTACCACGTTTCTTCCCCAGAGGGATGGGTACAAGCTGGCAGAGCTTGAGAAGAAGGTCGGCAGGTCAGAAGCTCTGGGGATTATTTTTGAAAGGGATGTGCAGGAGATCAAGGATTGTGATGTGGTGGTGTTTAATATGGATGGCAGGGTGCCAGATGAGGGGGCATGTGTTGAGATAGGGATTGGGTATGCACTGGGGAAGGAGTGTATAGGATTGAAGACTGATGTGCGGGGTGCGTTTGGCGGCGTTGATAATCCTATGGTACTGGGGGCACTGAAGTTTCAGGTGGCAGGGAGTTTGGAGGAACTTGGGGAGATGCTGGTGGAGGAGTGGGATTGA